In Bacillus thuringiensis, the DNA window AATTAGCATAGCCGATCCATTTGCGGATTTAGATAACGTTGGGAATTTATTGAAAGAAAAGTACAACTTGTTAGAGGCACATGTTGTGTTTTCACCAGTGCCAGAATATGCAACGATTACAGAGTATATTAGTAAATATGCAGCTGAGTATATGGAAAAGACGGTTAAAAACGGTGATATCGTTGGTGTAAGCTGGGGAATGACGATGTATGAAATCGCTAGAAAAATCGTACCGCAACATGTAAAAGGTGTAGAAGTTGTCCAGTTAAAAGGTGGTATTAGTCATTCGAGTGTAAATACATATGCGAATGAGACCATTGCTTTATTTGCAGATGCTTTTCAAACGACGCCGAGAAATCTACCCCTTCCAGTTATATTTGATAATGCAGTGACAAAAGAATTAGTAGAGCAGGATCGACATATTCATCACATTATCGAAATGGGGAAACAAGCAAATATTGCAATTTTCACTGTAGGGACAGTGCGAGACGAAGCGCTATTATTCCGGTTAGGTTATTTCGATAAGGATGAAACAAGTTTACTCAAAAAACAATCGGTCGGTGACATCTGTTCACGTTTCTTTGATGGAGACGGAAATATTAGTAGTGAAGAAATTAATCAACGTACAATTGGGATT includes these proteins:
- a CDS encoding sugar-binding transcriptional regulator, which produces MDKDKQQLSVEVARLYYQSDYSQQEIANKLNISRPTISRLLKYAKEKGFVQISIADPFADLDNVGNLLKEKYNLLEAHVVFSPVPEYATITEYISKYAAEYMEKTVKNGDIVGVSWGMTMYEIARKIVPQHVKGVEVVQLKGGISHSSVNTYANETIALFADAFQTTPRNLPLPVIFDNAVTKELVEQDRHIHHIIEMGKQANIAIFTVGTVRDEALLFRLGYFDKDETSLLKKQSVGDICSRFFDGDGNISSEEINQRTIGIELEELKLKKRSILVAGGNRKIKSIDGALRGGYANVLIIDQHTAKELLHYQKD